In a genomic window of Meleagris gallopavo isolate NT-WF06-2002-E0010 breed Aviagen turkey brand Nicholas breeding stock chromosome 1, Turkey_5.1, whole genome shotgun sequence:
- the L3MBTL2 gene encoding lethal(3)malignant brain tumor-like protein 2 isoform X1 has protein sequence MCSTRVRRAGVLGAMEQEQQQQQGEVVSSICNKTSSLERAEEEGEEEEEEEEEDDLDIFGGYDSFRSYNSSMGSDSSSCLEESSDDEVADREVGDLPLSPVHQQPTGRITEDSGSEPAVCEMCGIVGTREAFFSKTKRFCSVSCSRSYSSNSKKASILARLQGKPPTKKAKVLHKAAWSAKIGAFLHSQGTGQLADGTLTGQDALVLGFDWGKYLQEHGFKAAPVSCFKHVPLFDQWDDVVKGMKVEVLNSDAVLPSRVYWIASVIQTVGYRALLRYEGFENDDGHDFWCNLGTVDIHPIGWCAINSKILVPPQTIHAKYTDWRSYLMKKLVGARTIPVDFHIKMAESMKYPFRQGMRVEVVDKNHVSQTRMAVVDTVIGGRLRLLYEDGDSDDDFWCHMWSPLIHPVGWSRRVGHSMKKIEEKRNDMANHPTFRKIYCDAVPYLFKKVRAVYAEGGWFEEGMKLEAIDPLNLGNICVATVCKVLLDGYLMISIDGATSDDGSDWFCYHASSHAIFPVNFCQKNNIDLTPPKGQDAKTFNWESYLEMTKSRSVPARLFNTDCPNHGFKAGMKVEAVDLMEPRLICVATVKRVVHRLLSIHFDGWDNEYDQWVDCESPDIYPVGWCELTGYQLQPPVVPELTTPVKAKEVPKKRKKPYGKKRKKLPAKTRTIKQTVKKPPVSRIKRETKASSKALPDPAPDEIIAVQVKEETIDPSEAEFETTELPVPISSIKQEDVD, from the exons atgTGCTCCACGCGCGTGAGACGGGCTGGCGTCCTGGGAGCcatggagcaggagcagcagcaacagcagggGGAG GTGGTGTCTTCCATTTGCAACAAAACTTCGTCTTTGGAGAGGGCggaggaggaaggtgaggaggaggaagaagaggaggaagaggatgacTTGGACATCTTTGGAGGCTATGACAGCTTCCGGAGCTACAACAGCAGCATGGGCAGTGACAGCAGCTCCTGTCTGGAAGAATCTAGTGATGATGAGGTGGCAGATCGGGAAGTTGGAGATCTTCCACTCTCCCCTGTGCACCAGCAACCCACAGGCCGGATCACAGAAGACAGTGGCTCTGAGCCAG CTGTGTGTGAGATGTGTGGGATTGTGGGAACCAGGGAGGCTTTCTTCTCCAAGACCAAACGTTTCTGCAGTGTCTCCTGCTCCAGAAGTTACTCCTCAAACTCCAAAAAGGCCAGCATCCTGGCCAGACTGCAG GGGAAGCCACCAACGAAAAAAGCTAAAGTCCTGCACAAGGCAGCCTGGTCTGCCAAGATTGGGGCCTTCCTCCATTCGCAGGGCACAGGGCAGCTGGCAGATGGGACGCTGACAGGCCAGGATG CACTAGTCCTGGGCTTTGACTGGGGAAAGTACCTGCAGGAACATGGCTTCAAGGCAGCTCCTGTCAGCTGCTTCAAACAC GTGCCACTCTTCGATCAATGGGATGATGTGGTGAAAGGTATGAAAGTGGAAGTGCTGAACAGTGatgctgtgctccccagccgAGTGTACTGGATTGCATCCGTCATCCAGACTGTAG GATACAGGGCCCTTCTGCGATATGAGGGCTTTGAGAATGATGATGGCCATGACTTCTGGTGCAATTTAGGCACAGTGGATATTCATCCCATTGGCTGGTGTGCCATCAACAGCAAAATCCTGGTGCCACCACAAA CTATCCATGCCAAGTACACTGACTGGAGAAGCTACCTCATGAAAAAATTGGTGGGAGCCAGAACCATCCCAGTGGATTTCCACATCAAG ATGGCAGAGAGCATGAAGTACCCGTTCCGGCAGGGCATGCGGGTGGAGGTGGTGGATAAGAACCACGTGTCCCAGACACGCATGGCAGTGGTGGACACTGTCATCGGGGGTCGACTGAGACTCCTCTATGAAGATGGTGACAGCGATGATGACTTCTGGTGCCACATGTGGAGTCCCCTCATCCATCCTGTGGGCTGGTCACGGAGAGTGGGCCACAGCATGAAGAAGATAG AAGAAAAGCGCAATGACATGGCAAACCACCCCACCTTCCGGAAGATTTACTGCGATGCTGTTCCCTATCTTTTTAAGAAG GTTCGTGCCGTATATGCTGAAGGTGGATGGTTTGAGGAAGGCATGAAACTGGAGGCCATTGACCCTCTGAATCTGGGCAACATCTGTGTGGCCACTGTTTGCAAG GTGCTCCTGGATGGATATCTCATGATCAGCATTGATGGAGCCACATCTGATGATGGCTCTGACTGGTTCTGCTATCATGCTTCCTCACATGCCATCTTCCCTGTCAACTTCTGTCAGAAGAACAACATTGATCTGACCCCTCCAAAAG gGCAAGATGCAAAGACTTTCAACTGGGAAAGTTACCTGGAAATGACAAAATCAAGATCTGTTCCGGCACGGCTCTTCAACACA GACTGCCCAAACCACGGCTTCAAGGCAGGCATGAAGGTGGAAGCAGTGGACCTGATGGAACCCCGGCTCATATGTGTGGCCACGGTGAAGCGTGTAGTGCACCGTCTGCTCAGCATCCATTTTGATGGCTGGGACAACGAGTATGACCAGTGGGTGGACTGTGAGTCTCCAGACATCTATCCTGTGGGGTGGTGCGAGCTGACAGGTTACCAGCTTCAGCCGCCTGTTGTTCCAG AGCTCACAACTCCAGTGAAGGCCAAGGAGGTGCccaagaagaggaagaaaccCTATGGAAAGAAGA gaaaaaagttaCCTGCCAAAACCCGCACCATCAAGCAGACAGTCAAGAAGCCTCCCGTCTCACGGATAAAACGAGAAACAAAAGCTTCCAGCAAAGCTTTGCCAGATCCGGCACCTGATGAGA TCATTGCTGTGCAGGTGAAAGAAGAAACCATTGACCCCTCGGAGGCAGAGTTTGAAACCACAGAGCTTCCTGTTCCTATCAGCAGCATAAAGCAGGAGGACGTAGACTGA
- the L3MBTL2 gene encoding lethal(3)malignant brain tumor-like protein 2 isoform X2, translating into MCSTRVRRAGVLGAMEQEQQQQQGEVVSSICNKTSSLERAEEEGEEEEEEEEEDDLDIFGGYDSFRSYNSSMGSDSSSCLEESSDDEVADREVGDLPLSPVHQQPTGRITEDSGSEPAVCEMCGIVGTREAFFSKTKRFCSVSCSRSYSSNSKKASILARLQGKPPTKKAKVLHKAAWSAKIGAFLHSQGTGQLADGTLTGQDALVLGFDWGKYLQEHGFKAAPVSCFKHVPLFDQWDDVVKGMKVEVLNSDAVLPSRVYWIASVIQTVGYRALLRYEGFENDDGHDFWCNLGTVDIHPIGWCAINSKILVPPQTIHAKYTDWRSYLMKKLVGARTIPVDFHIKMAESMKYPFRQGMRVEVVDKNHVSQTRMAVVDTVIGGRLRLLYEDGDSDDDFWCHMWSPLIHPVGWSRRVGHSMKKIEEKRNDMANHPTFRKIYCDAVPYLFKKVRAVYAEGGWFEEGMKLEAIDPLNLGNICVATVCKVLLDGYLMISIDGATSDDGSDWFCYHASSHAIFPVNFCQKNNIDLTPPKGQDAKTFNWESYLEMTKSRSVPARLFNTDCPNHGFKAGMKVEAVDLMEPRLICVATVKRVVHRLLSIHFDGWDNEYDQWVDCESPDIYPVGWCELTGYQLQPPVVPGKKLPAKTRTIKQTVKKPPVSRIKRETKASSKALPDPAPDEIIAVQVKEETIDPSEAEFETTELPVPISSIKQEDVD; encoded by the exons atgTGCTCCACGCGCGTGAGACGGGCTGGCGTCCTGGGAGCcatggagcaggagcagcagcaacagcagggGGAG GTGGTGTCTTCCATTTGCAACAAAACTTCGTCTTTGGAGAGGGCggaggaggaaggtgaggaggaggaagaagaggaggaagaggatgacTTGGACATCTTTGGAGGCTATGACAGCTTCCGGAGCTACAACAGCAGCATGGGCAGTGACAGCAGCTCCTGTCTGGAAGAATCTAGTGATGATGAGGTGGCAGATCGGGAAGTTGGAGATCTTCCACTCTCCCCTGTGCACCAGCAACCCACAGGCCGGATCACAGAAGACAGTGGCTCTGAGCCAG CTGTGTGTGAGATGTGTGGGATTGTGGGAACCAGGGAGGCTTTCTTCTCCAAGACCAAACGTTTCTGCAGTGTCTCCTGCTCCAGAAGTTACTCCTCAAACTCCAAAAAGGCCAGCATCCTGGCCAGACTGCAG GGGAAGCCACCAACGAAAAAAGCTAAAGTCCTGCACAAGGCAGCCTGGTCTGCCAAGATTGGGGCCTTCCTCCATTCGCAGGGCACAGGGCAGCTGGCAGATGGGACGCTGACAGGCCAGGATG CACTAGTCCTGGGCTTTGACTGGGGAAAGTACCTGCAGGAACATGGCTTCAAGGCAGCTCCTGTCAGCTGCTTCAAACAC GTGCCACTCTTCGATCAATGGGATGATGTGGTGAAAGGTATGAAAGTGGAAGTGCTGAACAGTGatgctgtgctccccagccgAGTGTACTGGATTGCATCCGTCATCCAGACTGTAG GATACAGGGCCCTTCTGCGATATGAGGGCTTTGAGAATGATGATGGCCATGACTTCTGGTGCAATTTAGGCACAGTGGATATTCATCCCATTGGCTGGTGTGCCATCAACAGCAAAATCCTGGTGCCACCACAAA CTATCCATGCCAAGTACACTGACTGGAGAAGCTACCTCATGAAAAAATTGGTGGGAGCCAGAACCATCCCAGTGGATTTCCACATCAAG ATGGCAGAGAGCATGAAGTACCCGTTCCGGCAGGGCATGCGGGTGGAGGTGGTGGATAAGAACCACGTGTCCCAGACACGCATGGCAGTGGTGGACACTGTCATCGGGGGTCGACTGAGACTCCTCTATGAAGATGGTGACAGCGATGATGACTTCTGGTGCCACATGTGGAGTCCCCTCATCCATCCTGTGGGCTGGTCACGGAGAGTGGGCCACAGCATGAAGAAGATAG AAGAAAAGCGCAATGACATGGCAAACCACCCCACCTTCCGGAAGATTTACTGCGATGCTGTTCCCTATCTTTTTAAGAAG GTTCGTGCCGTATATGCTGAAGGTGGATGGTTTGAGGAAGGCATGAAACTGGAGGCCATTGACCCTCTGAATCTGGGCAACATCTGTGTGGCCACTGTTTGCAAG GTGCTCCTGGATGGATATCTCATGATCAGCATTGATGGAGCCACATCTGATGATGGCTCTGACTGGTTCTGCTATCATGCTTCCTCACATGCCATCTTCCCTGTCAACTTCTGTCAGAAGAACAACATTGATCTGACCCCTCCAAAAG gGCAAGATGCAAAGACTTTCAACTGGGAAAGTTACCTGGAAATGACAAAATCAAGATCTGTTCCGGCACGGCTCTTCAACACA GACTGCCCAAACCACGGCTTCAAGGCAGGCATGAAGGTGGAAGCAGTGGACCTGATGGAACCCCGGCTCATATGTGTGGCCACGGTGAAGCGTGTAGTGCACCGTCTGCTCAGCATCCATTTTGATGGCTGGGACAACGAGTATGACCAGTGGGTGGACTGTGAGTCTCCAGACATCTATCCTGTGGGGTGGTGCGAGCTGACAGGTTACCAGCTTCAGCCGCCTGTTGTTCCAG gaaaaaagttaCCTGCCAAAACCCGCACCATCAAGCAGACAGTCAAGAAGCCTCCCGTCTCACGGATAAAACGAGAAACAAAAGCTTCCAGCAAAGCTTTGCCAGATCCGGCACCTGATGAGA TCATTGCTGTGCAGGTGAAAGAAGAAACCATTGACCCCTCGGAGGCAGAGTTTGAAACCACAGAGCTTCCTGTTCCTATCAGCAGCATAAAGCAGGAGGACGTAGACTGA
- the CHADL gene encoding chondroadherin-like protein isoform X1, producing the protein MRLTDAWPKPTRSLLPLNRAEHYSTARLEELWAQRGGSGRLLKASASCVPEQAAVPSVPTEADTVWSEKSIAAIPHHYLSSASGAPSMGLLLLALVLALALGRTVAARCPAVCVCDNLRAHVLCLRQNLTAIPDTIPELTKQLDLRGNSFKVITAGAFLSTPYLTHLDLSNSQLERVEEGAFRGLGRLLHLNLASNSIAVLYQEALDGLSSLQQLILRQNNLEEMQPGAFSRLASLTLLDLRENALVYLPDMVFQGLQSLRWLRLSHNALHVLGSEAFTALPALRRLSLDHNELQALPSDALARLSEATRLELDHNPITYLAEEAVAMASLQHLSLEHAALQDVAPDAFSRSPLLRTLDLAHNQLQGLPALVGVGGLVRISLDGNPLLCSCLLLPFHRWMGRARVQTEGTCVAPPALQGRPLDSLRPSEMKCGQPQVPIPNPTVPSVQTGGTTSGPCPTGCTCSPEFHHANCENRGLRKIPRGFPTDTQLLDLRRNALGMVPMGAFLGLKALVSLHLQSCGITELHPGALRGLPSLVYLYLSDNQLSTLVPTAFEGVPQLSYLHLDHNAFMQVPSGAFQLLPNLFSLHLQHNAIGELAKGDLAGLAGLRWLSLAGNVIRSIGPTALAATKMLEKLHLERNSLKEVPTASLHHLPALSELKLSQNPIKHIRDGAFLPVSGSLQHLYLDNMGLEKISPSAFAGLGPKIKSLHLESNKMSSIPVMSNFTRLEILNLRDVPFHCDCRLLPLYRWIEKLNLRTGATCASPAEAQGQKVKFSTTFQNCPGWRARGASADKAKAARKPSKRKRSEKPPSKGFRKNKA; encoded by the exons ATGAGGCTCACTGACGCCTGGCCAAAACCAACCCGCTCCTTGCTGCCGCTGAACAGAGCTGAGCATTATTCCACAGCGCGGCTGGAGGAGCTCTGGGCGCAGCGTGGCGGCTCAGGACGGCTGCTCAAAGCCAGTGCTTCGTGTGTGCCGGAACAAGCGGCTGTCCCATCAGTTCCCACCGAAGCCGATACTGTTTGGAGTGAGAAAAGCATTGCTGCCATCCCTCACCACTACCTCTCCTCGGCCTCAGGTGCCCCCAGcatggggctgctcctgctggcactGGTGCTGGCTCTGGCACTGGGAAGGACGGTAGCAGCCCGCTGCCCTGCAGTCTGCGTCTGTGACAACCTCCGTGCACACGTCCTGTGCCTCAGGCAGAACCTGACAGCCATACCTGACACCATCCCCGAG CTCACCAAGCAGCTGGACCTGCGGGGCAACAGCTTCAAGGTGATCACAGCCGGAGCCTTCCTCAGCACGCCCTACCTCACACACTTGGACCTGAGCAACAGCCAGCTGGAAAGGGTGGAGGAAGGGGCCTTCCGGGGGCTGGGGCGGCTGCTTCACCTCAACCTGGCCTCCAACAGCATCGCTGTCCTCTACCAGGAGGCCCTGGATGGGCTgtcctccctgcagcagctcatcctgCGGCAGAACAACCTGGAGGAGATGCAGCCAGGTGCTTTTAGCCGGCTGGCGTCCCTCACCCTCCTCGATCTGAGGGAGAATGCCTTGGTCTACCTCCCAGACATGGTCTTTCAGGGCCTGCAGAGCCTCAGGTGGCTCCGGTTGTCCCACAACGCCCTCCACGTGCTGGGCAGTGAGGCCttcacagctctgcctgccctgcGCAGGCTCAGCCTGGACCACAACgagctgcaggcactgcccaGTGATGCTCTGGCACGGCTGAGCGAGGCCACACGGCTGGAGCTGGACCACAACCCCATCACCTACCTGGCCGAGGAGGCTGTGGCCATGGCCTCCCTCCAGCACCTCTCCTTAGAGCATGCGGCCCTGCAGGACGTGGCACCTGATGCCTTCTCCCGCAGCCCCCTGCTGAGGACGCTGGATCTGGCACACAATCAGCTGCAGGGGCTCCCCGCCTTAGTGGGGGTTGGGGGGCTGGTGAGGATCAGCCTGGACGGGAaccccctgctctgctcctgcctccTGCTCCCCTTCCACCGCTGGATGGGGCGGGCAAGAGTGCAGACAGAGGGGACCTGCGTGGCCCCCCCAGCCCTTCAGGGCCGACCACTTGACTCCCTGCGGCCCTCTGAGATGAAGTGTGGGCAGCCCCAGGTGCCCATCCCCAATCCCACCGTGCCCTCGGTGCAGACTGGGGGAACCACGAGTGGGCCATGTCCCACGGGCTGCACCTGCTCTCCTGAATTCCACCATGCAAACTGTGAGAACAGAGGCCTGCGGAAGATCCCTCGTGGCTTCCCCACAGACACCCAGCTCCTCGACCTACGCCGAAATGCTCTGGGCATGGTGCCTATGGGTGCCTTCCTGGGCCTAAAGGCACTGGTGTCCCTccatctgcagagctgtggcatcACAGAGCTGCACCCCGGGGCGCTGCGGGGTCTGCCCAGTTTGGTCTACCTCTACCTCTCTGACAACCAACTCAGCACCTTGGTGCCCACTGCCTTTGAGGGAGTCCCACAGCTCTCCTACCTGCACCTGGATCACAATGCCTTCATGCAGGTGCCCTCGGGTGCCTTCCAGCTCCTGCCCAACCTCTTCTCCCTCCACCTTCAGCATAATGCCATTGGGGAGCTGGCCAAAGGTGACCTGGCAGGGTTGGCAGGGCTGCGCTGGCTGAGCCTGGCTGGGAATGTCATCAGGAGCATTGGCCCCACTGCCCTGGCTGCCACCAAGATGCTGGAGAAGCTGCACCTGGAGAGGAACTCCCTGAAGGAGGTACCCACAGCCTCCCTGCACCACCTGCCTGCCCTGAGCGAACTGAAGCTGTCCCAAAACCCCATCAAGCACATCAGGGATGGCGCCTTCCTGCCGGTATCTGGAAGCCTACAGCACCTCTATCTAGACAACATGGGGCTGGAGAAG ATTTCCCCCAGTGCCTTTGCTGGACTTGGACCCAAGATCAAAAGCCTACATCTGGAGAGCAACAAAATGAGCAGCATTCCTGTCATGAGCAACTTCACAAGGCTGGAAATCCTCAATCTGAGGGATGTGCCTTTCCACTGCGACTGCCGGCTGCTACCACTGTACAG GTGGATTGAGAAACTCAATTTGCGCACCGGGGCAACCTGCGCATCCCCCGCAGAAGCCCAGGGGCAGAAGGTGAAGTTTTCCACCACTTTCCAAAACTGTCCCGGCTGGAGAGCCAGAGGAGCCAGTGCTGACAAGGCTAAGGCTGCAAGAAAGCCCAGCAAGAGGAAGAGATCAGAAAAACCACCATCCAAAGgcttcaggaaaaacaaagcttag
- the CHADL gene encoding chondroadherin-like protein isoform X2: MGLLLLALVLALALGRTVAARCPAVCVCDNLRAHVLCLRQNLTAIPDTIPELTKQLDLRGNSFKVITAGAFLSTPYLTHLDLSNSQLERVEEGAFRGLGRLLHLNLASNSIAVLYQEALDGLSSLQQLILRQNNLEEMQPGAFSRLASLTLLDLRENALVYLPDMVFQGLQSLRWLRLSHNALHVLGSEAFTALPALRRLSLDHNELQALPSDALARLSEATRLELDHNPITYLAEEAVAMASLQHLSLEHAALQDVAPDAFSRSPLLRTLDLAHNQLQGLPALVGVGGLVRISLDGNPLLCSCLLLPFHRWMGRARVQTEGTCVAPPALQGRPLDSLRPSEMKCGQPQVPIPNPTVPSVQTGGTTSGPCPTGCTCSPEFHHANCENRGLRKIPRGFPTDTQLLDLRRNALGMVPMGAFLGLKALVSLHLQSCGITELHPGALRGLPSLVYLYLSDNQLSTLVPTAFEGVPQLSYLHLDHNAFMQVPSGAFQLLPNLFSLHLQHNAIGELAKGDLAGLAGLRWLSLAGNVIRSIGPTALAATKMLEKLHLERNSLKEVPTASLHHLPALSELKLSQNPIKHIRDGAFLPVSGSLQHLYLDNMGLEKISPSAFAGLGPKIKSLHLESNKMSSIPVMSNFTRLEILNLRDVPFHCDCRLLPLYRWIEKLNLRTGATCASPAEAQGQKVKFSTTFQNCPGWRARGASADKAKAARKPSKRKRSEKPPSKGFRKNKA, encoded by the exons atggggctgctcctgctggcactGGTGCTGGCTCTGGCACTGGGAAGGACGGTAGCAGCCCGCTGCCCTGCAGTCTGCGTCTGTGACAACCTCCGTGCACACGTCCTGTGCCTCAGGCAGAACCTGACAGCCATACCTGACACCATCCCCGAG CTCACCAAGCAGCTGGACCTGCGGGGCAACAGCTTCAAGGTGATCACAGCCGGAGCCTTCCTCAGCACGCCCTACCTCACACACTTGGACCTGAGCAACAGCCAGCTGGAAAGGGTGGAGGAAGGGGCCTTCCGGGGGCTGGGGCGGCTGCTTCACCTCAACCTGGCCTCCAACAGCATCGCTGTCCTCTACCAGGAGGCCCTGGATGGGCTgtcctccctgcagcagctcatcctgCGGCAGAACAACCTGGAGGAGATGCAGCCAGGTGCTTTTAGCCGGCTGGCGTCCCTCACCCTCCTCGATCTGAGGGAGAATGCCTTGGTCTACCTCCCAGACATGGTCTTTCAGGGCCTGCAGAGCCTCAGGTGGCTCCGGTTGTCCCACAACGCCCTCCACGTGCTGGGCAGTGAGGCCttcacagctctgcctgccctgcGCAGGCTCAGCCTGGACCACAACgagctgcaggcactgcccaGTGATGCTCTGGCACGGCTGAGCGAGGCCACACGGCTGGAGCTGGACCACAACCCCATCACCTACCTGGCCGAGGAGGCTGTGGCCATGGCCTCCCTCCAGCACCTCTCCTTAGAGCATGCGGCCCTGCAGGACGTGGCACCTGATGCCTTCTCCCGCAGCCCCCTGCTGAGGACGCTGGATCTGGCACACAATCAGCTGCAGGGGCTCCCCGCCTTAGTGGGGGTTGGGGGGCTGGTGAGGATCAGCCTGGACGGGAaccccctgctctgctcctgcctccTGCTCCCCTTCCACCGCTGGATGGGGCGGGCAAGAGTGCAGACAGAGGGGACCTGCGTGGCCCCCCCAGCCCTTCAGGGCCGACCACTTGACTCCCTGCGGCCCTCTGAGATGAAGTGTGGGCAGCCCCAGGTGCCCATCCCCAATCCCACCGTGCCCTCGGTGCAGACTGGGGGAACCACGAGTGGGCCATGTCCCACGGGCTGCACCTGCTCTCCTGAATTCCACCATGCAAACTGTGAGAACAGAGGCCTGCGGAAGATCCCTCGTGGCTTCCCCACAGACACCCAGCTCCTCGACCTACGCCGAAATGCTCTGGGCATGGTGCCTATGGGTGCCTTCCTGGGCCTAAAGGCACTGGTGTCCCTccatctgcagagctgtggcatcACAGAGCTGCACCCCGGGGCGCTGCGGGGTCTGCCCAGTTTGGTCTACCTCTACCTCTCTGACAACCAACTCAGCACCTTGGTGCCCACTGCCTTTGAGGGAGTCCCACAGCTCTCCTACCTGCACCTGGATCACAATGCCTTCATGCAGGTGCCCTCGGGTGCCTTCCAGCTCCTGCCCAACCTCTTCTCCCTCCACCTTCAGCATAATGCCATTGGGGAGCTGGCCAAAGGTGACCTGGCAGGGTTGGCAGGGCTGCGCTGGCTGAGCCTGGCTGGGAATGTCATCAGGAGCATTGGCCCCACTGCCCTGGCTGCCACCAAGATGCTGGAGAAGCTGCACCTGGAGAGGAACTCCCTGAAGGAGGTACCCACAGCCTCCCTGCACCACCTGCCTGCCCTGAGCGAACTGAAGCTGTCCCAAAACCCCATCAAGCACATCAGGGATGGCGCCTTCCTGCCGGTATCTGGAAGCCTACAGCACCTCTATCTAGACAACATGGGGCTGGAGAAG ATTTCCCCCAGTGCCTTTGCTGGACTTGGACCCAAGATCAAAAGCCTACATCTGGAGAGCAACAAAATGAGCAGCATTCCTGTCATGAGCAACTTCACAAGGCTGGAAATCCTCAATCTGAGGGATGTGCCTTTCCACTGCGACTGCCGGCTGCTACCACTGTACAG GTGGATTGAGAAACTCAATTTGCGCACCGGGGCAACCTGCGCATCCCCCGCAGAAGCCCAGGGGCAGAAGGTGAAGTTTTCCACCACTTTCCAAAACTGTCCCGGCTGGAGAGCCAGAGGAGCCAGTGCTGACAAGGCTAAGGCTGCAAGAAAGCCCAGCAAGAGGAAGAGATCAGAAAAACCACCATCCAAAGgcttcaggaaaaacaaagcttag